A genomic region of Trifolium pratense cultivar HEN17-A07 linkage group LG3, ARS_RC_1.1, whole genome shotgun sequence contains the following coding sequences:
- the LOC123915639 gene encoding putative RING-H2 finger protein ATL69 → MCEVISTTSVPIPWKDLNMWPFWRDINNDVELVWTNPSCGKCALNGQFCGFSEDFKNNLQVQCFDSSSNQGLSRSAKFGLAIGVGIPAFVCLIGFACFCCGKKGTTPLDGQRTSSNVPTLTISLAPLPLFVTGLDGATIEKYPKTLLGESGRLLKPNDNTCSICLSEYQPKDTLRSIPECNHYFQS, encoded by the exons ATGTGTGAGGTGATTTCAACGACTTCTGTTCCGATACCGTGGAAGGATTTGAATATGTGGCCATTTTGGCGTGATATTAACAATGATGTTGAATTGGTGTGGACTAATCCTAGCTGTGGTAAGTGTGCACTTAATGGTCAATTTTGTGGGTTTTCTGAGGATTTTAAAAATAACCTTCAAGTTCAATGTTTTGACAGTTCCTCCAATCAAG gtCTCTCAAGAAGTGCCAAATTCGGTTTGGCAATAGGAGTGGGAATACCTGCATTTGTATGTCTAATTGGCTTTGCTTGCTTCTGTTGTGGTAAGAAGGGAACAACCCCACTTGATGGACAAAGAACCTCATCAAATGTTCCTACACTAACAATTTCCTTAGCACCACTCCCTTTATTTGTAACGGGCCTTGATGGTGCCACAATTGAAAAGTATCCCAAAACTCTTCTTGGAGAAAGTGGACGTTTATTAAAGCCTAATGACAACACTTGCTCAATTTGTTTATCTGAATATCAACCTAAGGATACCTTGAGAAGCATCCCTGAATGTAACCATTATTTTCAATCCTAG
- the LOC123915638 gene encoding putative RING-H2 finger protein ATL21B gives MASLTLVCVFYVFIIFQLQTSKAKQIICKKLSCGDIDIAFPFGLIEANQDQDFRCSYFPNPIFQLSCNNQSQTILNLPKTKNLIIKNINYKTQTIQVNDPKGCLPKRYFDNNFNLSHSPFKLNPDIYNTDGDNVTFIRCPSNFTTDSSSSSYQFPLEPISCLSNDEERSNLTFSSVIVSWVPTEFVDTRWFQTCEVISTALVPLPWMNMTMWPSWPDLNSDVELVWNEPRCRNCALNGQVCGFSEDTNMHQVQCFPNSSNQGLLESAKYGIAFGLGIPALLLIGLACFCNKRTTPHQGQRNSSNVPTITISLAPLPSFVTGLDGATIEKYPKTLLGESGRLLKSNDNTCSICLSEYQPKETLRSIPECNHYFHAACIDEWLKMNGTCPICRNSPEPDASTSPYFASLLLSPNSTSLSSTR, from the exons ATGGCTTCCTTAACTCTAGTATGTgtattttatgtctttattaTTTTCCAACTTCAAACTTCTAAAGCCAAACAAATAATCTGCAAAAAGTTATCATGTGGTGACATAGATATTGCTTTTCCATTTGGTTTAATAGAAGCTAATCAAGATCAAGATTTTCGTTGTAGCTATTTTCCAAATCCAATCTTCCAACTTTCTTGTAACAACCAAAGCCAAACAATCCTCAATCTccccaaaacaaaaaacttaatCATTAAAAACATCAATTACAAAACCCAAACAATCCAAGTCAACGACCCCAAAGGATGTCTCCCAAAACGTTACTTCGACAACAATTTTAACCTTTCACATTCACCTTTTAAATTAAACCCCGATATTTACAACACTGATGGTGATAATGTCACTTTCATTCGTTGTCCTTCCAACTTTACTACcgattcatcatcatcatcatatcaaTTTCCATTAGAACCAATTTCTTGTTTAAGCAACGATGAAGAACGTTCAAACTTGACTTTCTCTTCGGTTATAGTTTCATGGGTACCGACTGAATTTGTGGATACAAGGTGGTTTCAAACGTGTGAGGTGATTTCAACGGCTCTTGTTCCGTTACCATGGATGAATATGACTATGTGGCCATCTTGGCCTGATCTTAATAGTGATGTTGAGTTGGTGTGGAATGAACCTAGATGTAGGAATTGTGCACTTAATGGTCAAGTTTGTGGATTCTCTGAGGATACAAATATGCATCAAGTTCAATGTTTCCCTAATTCTTCCAATCAAG GACTCTTAGAAAGTGCCAAATACGGCATTGCTTTTGGATTGGGAATACCAGCACTTTTATTAATTGGCTTAGCTTGCTTTTGTAATAAGAGAACAACCCCACATCAAGGACAAAGAAACTCATCAAATGTTCCTACAATAACAATTTCCTTAGCACCACTCCCTTCATTTGTAACAGGCCTTGATGGTGCCACAATTGAAAAGTATCCCAAAACTCTTCTTGGAGAAAGTGGACGTTTATTGAAGTCTAATGACAATACATGCTCAATTTGTTTATCTGAATATCAACCTAAAGAGACCTTGAGAAGCATCCCTGAATGTAACCATTATTTTCATGCTGCTTGTATTGATGAGTGGCTCAAAATGAATGGTACATGCCCTATATGTAGGAATTCACCGGAGCCAGATGCTTCCACGAGTCCTTATTTTGCTTCTTTGTTGCTATCCCCAAATTCCACATCATTGTCCTCTACTCGATAA
- the LOC123914510 gene encoding RING-H2 finger protein ATL20-like, producing the protein MASLTLVCVFYVFIIFQLQTSKAKQIICKKLSCGDIDIAFPFGLIEANQDFRCSYFGNPAFQLSCNNQSQTILNLPKTKSLIIKNINYKTQTIQVNDPKGCLPKRYFDNNFNLSRSPFKLNPDIYNTDGDNVTFIRCPSNFTTDSSPYQFPLEPISCLSNDEERSNLTFSSVIVSWVPTEFVHTRWFQTCEVISTALVPLPWMNMTMWPSWPDLNSDVELVWNEPRCRNCALNGQVCGFSEDTNMHQVQCFPNSSNQGLLESAKYGIAFGLGIPALLLIGLACFCNKRTTPHQGQRNSSNVPTITISLAPLPSFVTGLDGATIEKYPKTLLGESGRLLKSNDNTCSICLSEYQPKETLRSIPECNHYFHAACIDEWLKMNGTCPICRNSPEPDASTSPYFASLLLSPNSSSLSSTR; encoded by the exons ATGGCTTCCTTAACTCTAGTATGTgtattttatgtctttattaTTTTCCAACTTCAAACTTCTAAAGCCAAACAAATAATCTGCAAAAAGTTATCATGCGGTGACATAGATATTGCTTTTCCTTTTGGTTTAATAGAAGCTAATCAAGATTTCCGTTGTAGCTATTTTGGAAATCCAGCCTTCCAACTTTCTTGTAACAACCAAAGCCAAACAATCCTCAATCTCCCCAAAACAAAATCCTTAATCATTAAAAACATCAATTACAAAACACAAACAATCCAAGTCAACGACCCCAAAGGATGTCTCCCAAAACGTTACTTCGACAACAATTTTAACCTTTCACGTTCACCTTTTAAATTAAACCCCGATATTTACAACACTGATGGTGATAATGTCACTTTCATTCGTTGTCCTTCCAACTTTACTACTGATTCATCACCATATCAATTTCCATTAGAACCAATTTCTTGTTTAAGCAACGATGAAGAACGTTCGAACTTGACTTTCTCTTCGGTTATAGTTTCATGGGTACCGACTGAATTTGTCCATACAAGGTGGTTTCAAACGTGTGAGGTGATTTCAACGGCTCTTGTTCCGTTACCATGGATGAATATGACTATGTGGCCATCTTGGCCTGATCTTAATAGTGATGTTGAGTTGGTGTGGAATGAACCTAGATGTAGGAATTGTGCACTTAATGGTCAAGTTTGTGGATTCTCTGAGGATACAAATATGCATCAAGTTCAATGTTTCCCTAATTCTTCCAATCAAG GACTCTTAGAAAGTGCCAAATACGGCATTGCTTTTGGATTGGGAATACCAGCACTTTTATTAATTGGCTTAGCTTGCTTTTGTAATAAGAGAACAACCCCACATCAAGGACAAAGAAACTCATCAAATGTTCCTACAATAACAATTTCCTTAGCACCACTCCCTTCATTTGTAACAGGCCTTGATGGTGCCACAATTGAAAAGTATCCCAAAACTCTTCTTGGAGAAAGTGGACGTTTATTGAAGTCTAATGACAATACATGCTCAATTTGTTTATCTGAATATCAACCTAAAGAGACCTTGAGAAGCATCCCAGAATGTAACCATTATTTTCATGCTGCTTGTATTGATGAGTGGCTCAAAATGAATGGTACATGCCCTATATGTAGGAATTCACCGGAGCCAGATGCTTCCACGAGTCCTTATTTTGCTTCGTTGTTGCTATCCCCAAATTCCTCATCATTGTCCTCTACTCGATAA
- the LOC123915637 gene encoding aspartate--tRNA ligase 2, cytoplasmic-like — MENLRCQQEVAAAAATAAPLNYGHIPLVELQSKTPVNVNDWTSIEALNNSLENKPVQIRGWLQTIRCKKMRTFLVIRETSFTVQCVVHSQPALEKFAAALSKESIVDVQGDVSIPPSPIKGATQQVEIQVRKLYCVSKAATLPINIEDAARSEFEIEEAIQAGKQLARVKQDTRLNFRVLDLRTPANQAIFRIQSRVGNEFRKFLLDKNFVEIHTPKLIAGSSEGGADVFRLAYHGQPACLAQSPQLHKQMSICAGFERVFEIGPVFRAEKSFTHRHLCEFTGLDVEMAIKMHYFEVMDVVDELFVAIFNSLKTNCKKDLEAVATYKPLKYLQNTLRLTYEEGIQMLKEDGVVEVKPYGDLNTEAEKRLGQLVLEKHDTEFYILHRYPLAVRPFYTMPCNDNPNYSNSFDVFLRGEEIISGSQRIHELKLLEERAQKCGIDITTIATYLDAFRFGAPPHGGFGVGLERVVMLYLGEDNIRKTSLYPRDPHRIVP; from the exons ATGGAAAACCTCCGTTGCCAACAAGAAGTTGCCGCCGCTGCTGCCACCGCTGCTCCGTTAAATTACGGTCATATCCCACTCGTGGAGCTCCAATCGAAGACCCCTGTCAATGTCAATGATTGGACCTCAATTGAAGCTCTCAACAATTCATTGGAGAACAAGCCAGTTCAAATCCGTGGGTGGTTGCAAACCATTCGATGTAAGAAGATGAGAACATTCTTAGTCATCCGAGAAACTAGTTTCACCGTGCAGTGCGTGGTTCACTCACAGCCCGCTTTAGAGAAATTTGCCGCCGCGCTCAGCAAGGAGTCTATTGTCGATGTTCAAGGTGACGTTTCCATTCCGCCCTCTCCTATTAAAGGTGCCACACAACAG GTTGAAATTCAAGTCAGAAAATTGTACTGTGTGAGTAAGGCCGCTACTCTGCCTATTAATATCGAGGATGCTGCTCGaagtgaatttgaaattgaGGAGGCCATTCAG GCTGGTAAACAACTTGCTCGTGTGAAACAGGATACCCGATTGAACTTTAGAGTACTTGATCTACGAACACCAGCTAATCAAGCAATTTTCCGCATTCAGTCTCGTGTTGGAAAT GAGTTCAGAAAATTTTTATTAGATAAAAACTTTGTTGAAATCCACACTCCAAAGTTAATTGCTGGATCTAGTGAGGGTGGAGCTGATGTCTTTAGACTAGCGTACCATGGACAACCTGCATGCCTGGCTCAGTCACCTCAGCTTCACAAGCAAATGTCAATATGTGCTGGCTTTGAGCGTGTTTTTGAAATTGGTCCTGTGTTCAGAGCAGAAAAATCCTTTACTCACAGGCATTTGTGCGAGTTTACAGGTCTTGATGTTGAAATGGCGATTAAGATGCATTATTTTGAG GTTATGGATGTAGTTGACGAATTATTTGTCgctatttttaatagtttgaaAACAAATTGTAAGAAGGATCTTGAAGCTGTGGCAACTTATAAACCTTTAAAG TATCTGCAAAATACTCTACGGCTCACGTACGAAGAAGGTATTCAGATGCTCAAG GAAGATGGAGTAGTAGAGGTTAAACCTTATGGTGACTTGAATACTGAAGCAGAAAAGAGACTAGGCCAACTAGTTTTAGAAAA GCATGACACGGAGTTCTACATCCTTCACCGGTATCCATTGGCCGTAAGGCCATTTTATACCATGCCTTGCAATGACAATCCCAACTACTCTAACTCTTTTGATGTCTTCCTCCGTG GTGAGGAGATAATTTCAGGATCTCAGCGTATCCATGAGCTTAAACTTTTGGAAGAACGTGCACAGAAATGCGGCATTGACATTACGACAATTGCTACTTACCTTGATGCTTTCAG ATTTGGTGCACCACCACATGGTGGCTTTGGAGTAGGCTTGGAGCGTGTCGTGATGCTCTACTTGGGAGAGGATAACATTCGTAAAACATCGCTATATCCACGTGATCCACACAGGATAGTACCATGA